A window of Aurantibacillus circumpalustris genomic DNA:
AAAGTCTATGTGCAATAACAATGCTAGTACGGTTTTTCATTAAATTGCTTAAGGCATCTTGAACGAGTCTTTCACTTTCGGTATCTAATGCTGAGGTGGCCTCGTCGAGAATTAAAATGGAAGGATCTTTGAGTATGGCACGTGCAATAGAAAGTCTTTGTTTTTGACCACCACTGAGTTTACCACCGCGATCACCAATATTTGTGTGATAACCCTGTGGAAGTTTTTCTATAAACTCGTGCGCATTGGCAATTTTTGCAGCCTCAATAACATCTGTTTCTTTAATGTTCTGAAGTCCAAACGCTATATTATTAAAAACAGTGTCGTTAAACAAAATACTTTCTTGTGAAACAATTCCTATTTGATTTCTAATACTTTCAATGGTAAGTTGCTTTATGTTTGTATCATCGATTAATAGTAAACCATTGTCTGTATCATAAAATCGTGGAATCATATCCGCAAGAGTAGTTTTACCACTGCCCGATTGTCCTACAAGTGCTATCGTTTGGCCTTTTTTAATGGTGAGATAAATGTCTTTTAAAACATAACCGCTATCTCCTTTTCTGTAGGCGAAAGAAACGTTTCTAAATTCAATTTTTTCATTAAAAAGTTTTAGTTCTTTGGCATCTACCGAATTTTCAATAACGAGAGGTGCATTCAAAATTTTATCAATACGTTCTTCACTAGCAACTCCCTTTTGAATAAATCCATAAGCCACTGTGATTTGTTTGATAGGTGGAATTATTTGTGACGCGGCGGCAAAGTACAATATGAATGTTTCAGCATCAAGGCCACCAGTTCCATTAATAACCATACTTCCGCCAATAAATAAAATGACCATTAATACGCCAACAACAACACTTTCAGTGAGGGGTGAGGAGAGATCCGTTTTACGATAAACAGATAAAGCTTGTTTGTAATAGGTTTGATTAATGGATTCAAATTTTTGTTGAATAAATCTTTCACCTGTAAATGCTTTAATAATTTTAATTCCGCCTAATGTTTCATCAAGAATTGAAAAAAGATGTCCAAGGGTTTCTTTACTTTTCTGTGAAGATCTTTTAAGGCTTTTACCAATAATAATAATAAAGATTGCAGCAAAAGGAAGAAGTAAAAACACATACAAAGTAAGTGCAGGACTAATAGCAATCATAGCCCCCAGAAACATAGTGATTGTTAGGGGCTCTCTAAAAATTACTTCGAGGCTCGTCATAATTCCAAACTCAATTTCAACAACATCGTTGGTAATGCGACTAATTAAATCCCCTTTTTTTTCATCACTATAATAACTTAGTGGAAGGTTTAAACTTTTTTTGTGCAATTTATTTCTCAAATCACGTACCACACCATTGCGAATGGGTGCAATAAAAAACATGGCTAGGTAGCGGAATAAATTTTTAAAGAACGTCATGGTAAACACTACCAGACAAATAAATAAAAGGGCTTTAATCTTACCAGCAGCTAACTCGCTTTCATCTGTACCAAGTCTGAAAATGATATTTGTTATTTGATAATTAAAGGAGTCAAGTAAATAGCCTGTTAGTTTTAGGATAGAAAACTTAGGCTCAGGTTTGTTATAGAGAACTAATAGTTCAGCATAATTTGCATTAAGTAGTTTTAAAAAAGGGAAAACAAGTGAGATTGAAATAACAGAAAAAATAGAATACAAAATATTGAAGCCAATGTTAAGGGAAGCGTAATTCCAATAACCTTTAATGTATTTAAGAACCGCAAATAGTTTTGGCATTCGATATTATAATCTTTAGTCTTTGTGAGCAACAATTACATCTTCAATTCTGTCGAGGCGATGCCTTATTAACTCGGCTTCCGGCAACCATTTATTGTCGTATGGATTGTCTCTTTCAACACGAAAGCCGGTTTTTTTAAGTTTGTCAAAATAATCAAGTCCGTAAAGTCTAACATGATCAACCTGTCCGTGTGCAATTTTTCTTTGTTTATCGGTTGTAAGAGTTTTGTCTTCCAATGTTTTTTCGAGATTTATGGCTAGAGGCACTTGCAATACGCCAAAACCGCCTGGTTTTAAAACTCTGTATATTTCACGCATTGCTTTTTCATCATCATCAACATGTTCTATAACATGGCAACAAATAACAACATCAAAAGAGTTATCTGGAAAATCCATTTCTTGAACATCAAGTCTTACAGGATTATATTCCATGTATTGTTCAGGCTCTATTGTTCCAACAATTTGCGTGATGGTGCTTCCAGTAAGAACGTTTGCTATTTCTTTATTTGGTGAAATATGTAAAATTTTTGTCGGTTTTTTATACACTTCTGTTCTTTGTTGAAAGAAAAGATAGAGTAAACGCGATCTATCAACAGAATAACAATTTGGACATTGAACATTTAATTTATATCCGCCACCTGCAACTTTATATTTTTTAAAAATGGGTGATTTTACACCTTCGTGTAAAAATTTACGGTAGGTTTTTTTACAATAAAGACAATAGACCTTTTTTCCCGGATTTATGAGAGCAAAAATCTTATTTCTTAATTTTTTAATTGGTTTCATAAAATACGGCTAATAGGCTTTTAATAGGCTGCAAAGTTAAAAAATAAATGCATATACATGCTTCGAGAATCGCATGGTAGATTTCTTTTATTGAAATTTACTTTATTTACCTTAAAACTGAGTACATTTGCAGTATGGAGAGCCTTAGACAGCAAAAAGTAAATAAATTATTAGCGAAAGAATTAGCTGAAATTTTTAGAAGTGAATCACGTTCACTTTTTGGCGGTGGTTTTATAACTGTAACCACCGTTCGTGTTAGTCCGGATCTTAGTTCGGCAAAAGTGTATTTGAGTATTATGGCTAATAAAGATAAAACGCTTGTCTTTAAATTAATTGAAAGCCAGACAAATGTTATTCGTAAAAAATTAGGGTTAATTGTCGGAAAACAATTAAGAATAGTACCAGAATTAATGTTTTACATTGATGATTCTCTGGATTATGCGATGAAGATTGAAGAGCTGCTTAATAAATAATGTAAAATGTGAGAGGCAAAAACCAGTAATGTAAAATGTAAGTGGTAAAAATGAGTAATGTAAAATGTAATAGGTAAAATGGAAAATGTAGTATTGTTAAAGAAAGTTTCACGAACAAGTTCTCTTTTCCATTTTCCATTTTCCATTTTCCATCTTCCGTCATTTCTGCACCTTTTTCCATCTTCCATCTTCCCTTTTCCATTTTAGCCATGTCTGTTTCTCTCTATATAGCCAAACGTTATCTTGTTTCAAAAAAATCAAATAATGCAATTAATATTATTAGTTGGATAAGTATAATTGCGATTGCCGTTACAACTGGAGCCCTTATTGTTATTCTTTCGGCGATGAATGGCTTAACCAACACTGTTGCTAATCTTTACAATACCTTTGAGCCAGATATTAAAATTACATCAGCTGAGGGGAAATATTTTGATGCTCCGAAAAAATTCATTGATGAAATAAAATCTATACAGGGCGTAAAAATTATTTCTCAAAGTTTAAGTGATAAGGTTCTTGCAAAAAATGTCGACAAACAAGCTTTGTTGTCTATTAAAGGTGTTGACATGAATTTCAATAAAATTACAGCTATCGATTCTGCCGTTGTTGAAGGAGTTTATGGTTTAAATGATTCAGGTTCGCGAAAGATATTATTAGGAAGAGGAGTTGCAAATCAACTCAGTGTAAATTTTAATGTGTTTGTAAATGAATTGAGTTTGTTTAGTCCTTTAAAAGGTAAGAGCAGCAGCTTGAACCCTGAAGATAATCTTAATCAAATTTATTGCACTCCTAGTGGTATTTTTTCATTGAACGATGAGTTGGACTATCAGTACGCCTTTGTAAGCCTTAAAACTGCTCGTGAATTATTCGATCTCCCTGAAAAAGTGAGTGCGCTCGAGATTTCTTGTGAGCAGGGTGAAGCTGAAAACGTTCAGGAAATTTTAAAAGAAAAATTAGGTGATAGTTTTGTCATAAAAAATCGGTACCAGTTAAACGATGTTTTATTTAAATCGCTAGAAACGGAAAAATTAGCAACCTTTATTATTCTCGCTTTCATTTTAGTAATTGCCACTTTTAATATAATAGGCGCATTAACGATGTTGATTATTGAGAAGCGCAAAGACATAAAAACCTTACATAGTTTGGGGGCCAATCTTGGGTTGATACGTGGAATTTTTATGCGGGAAGCTTTTTTAATTAGTGGTATTGGTGCTACCTTAGGATTATTGTTGGGTATTACGGTTTGCTGGTTGCAGATACAGTTTCACCTTGTAAAATTTGGCAGCGAATTTATTGTACCGTATTATCCAATCGAGATGCAGTTCAAAGATTTTGTTTGGATTTTTGGATTGATAATGATTATTGGATTTTTTGCAGCTCTTTATCCTGTTAGGATTTTTACTAAGACGGACTTAGTGCATTAATTATTTCGTGTTATTTATTTTGAGTTTTGGTTTAACTCGAAATAAAAAACATGAAACTCGGAATAATTAAGCTTCCCACCATTTCGCTTTAATGCCAACATAAACACCATCTGGTTTAATTTGGATAGGATATGTTTTTAAAGCGAAGGCTCCACCAGATGTTGCTTTTCCGCTTTTAAGATCAAAAGAATAGCGGTGAAGCGGACAAATTATTTCATTTTCTTTACTGCAAAATCCTTTACTAAGACTGGCTCCGTTGTGTGGACATTTATCTTGCACGGCAAAATAACCTTTATCTGTTCGTGTTATACAGATTTTTTCACCCCTAAGCTCAAATACAAAAAAAACGTTAGGTAGAATGTAATTTTCAAGCTCGGTTTCATTTTCAAATATGCGAATCCAGTGGTAACTCATAAAAAGACACGAATTTTACAAATTGCATTAATGTGTTCAATGTGTACTGCGTTAAATTAGATCTAAATTATATCGTTCATTGTATAAATACCCTTTTTGCCATTTAAAAATTCAGCTGCAATAACAGCTCCCAGAGCAAAACCCTTACGGTTGTGAGCTTTGTGCATTATTTCAATGTCATCAATAGCAGAGTGGTATTTCATAATATGTGTGCCCGGCACTTCACCTTCGCGAAGATCATTGATAAATAGAGTTTCAGAATCTTTAGAATCGATACTCCATTTCTTTTTGCGTTTAATTTTATCAATTGCCTGATTAGCCAGTGTAATGGCAGTTCCGCTTGGTTTATCAAGTTTATGAATGTGATGAATTTCTTCCATACTTACTTCATAATCGTCATATTTATCCATCAATGCCGCCAAATATGTATTTACTTTAAAAAATAAATTTACACCAAGACTAAAGTTTGTCGCATGAAAAAGACTTCCTTGTTTTTGATCGCAGTCTTTTTTTATTTTGTCAAAATAGTCGTACCATCCTGTTGTTCCAACAACGATAGGCAAATTGGCATCGAAGCAGCGTTCAATGTTTTCTAGAACGGTATGCGGCGTACTGAATTCAATAGCTACATCTGCTTTTTTTAAATTAGCCATGGTAATAGTTTCTGAATTGTCCTTATCAATTTTTAAAACAACGGAATGCCCTCTTTTAATAGCAATGGCTTCAATTTCCTTGCCCATTTTACCGTACCCAATTAATGCTATGTTCATTTTCTCTTATTTAAAACTTAATTTTATTGAAAGACCTGCTGCTGTTGTGTTTCCAAATCCAGCGTTGTAAGTACTTTGCCAGGGCTCAATGCGAATACTTAAATCGTCACTTACATCAAAGGTTTTAAGATGCGCATCTACATTAGCATCTATAATATTTAAAATATACAATAATACAATTCCAACAGCTGCTATATCTCTTCTTTTTCGGTACGTTATTTTTTGTGTTTGAAGTTGGTCGATGTCATACCGTGTAGTATTAATGGTTGTGGGGTCATCGTCGGCTGCGCTAATTAAATTTTGCCTGTAATAATTATACTCTTCATTATTGACCACAAACATATATCCGAAACCAACTAAACCGCCGTAAATAATTGGGAGCTTCCAGTATTTTTTATTGTACGCCTGACCTAGTCCAGGTAAACAAGCACTCATGATACTTGCTCGTCTGGCATCAGAATAAGTTTTTTTATGATTCGCTTTCTGTTGCGCAACACTATCCTGTTTGAGTGCAAGACTATCTTTGTTTTGAGCAATCAATGGAACAAAAACCCCGAAAAATAAAAATATAAGGAGAAACTTTTTCAATTTAAATCACAATGTCTTTAACGTTCATGTGTCCTAATGCAGTGTCCATAGATTTGTCCATTTCAATCATAAGGTTATTTATGTGGATGAGTTCTTTGGTATCATTAATAGGGAGGCTGTTTAGTCCCTTTGTTTCAAGAGAATCAATTAAAAATTGCACTGTAAACTTACTTTCAGTAACGCCTGGTAGATAAAGAATTTCATCTTCTTTTTCAGAAACGACCTCTACAAACAATTGTGTTTCGACGAACTCGTTTAAAACATTGCGTGTAAGGTGAGAAGGTAGGTCTAGTTTTTCTGAAATTTCATGCACACTTAAGGCCTTTTCATTATTGTAGAATCCTTTTGTAACAAGATTGGCAATCATAAGCGAAATTACTTTTTTGTAACGGGGACTTAATTTTTCTATTTCGTCTTCCAGTTCAAAACGATCTACATTTTGGTAGGCATATGAAAGTTCTGCGCCAAATAGAACAATGTACCAGCTATATTGTACCCATATTAAAAAGAGAGGAAGTGCCGCAAAACCACCATAAATAGCATTTAAACGATTGGCACCAACTTGAAAACGAATATAGCCCCAGGCCACGAATTCGAATAACAGCGTCGCGATAATTGCCGCTATAAAAGCAGGTTTAATTTTCACTTTGGTATTCGGCATAACTCTGTACAAAAACGTAAATACGCCAACAATAAGTCCGTAAGCCAGGAGATTTACAAAAAAAGTAGCAATAAAACCTAAAAGATGCATGTTACCAATTTGGGTTTGAATAGCGATGGATATACCACCTGAAACTATTAGTAAAAGAGGTCCTACAAGCATAATGGTTAAGTAATCTGTTATTTTTCGAATCCAGTTTCGGCCCTGTTTAACGTCCCAAACGTCGTTAAAACTGGTTTCAATATTTACTAATAATTGCATGACACTCCATAATAATAATACGATACCAAAACCCGCGATAACACCACCTTTGGCATTTGATAACATTGAGTTGGCATAAACAAAAGCATTGGTGAGAATGTCACTGTACTCGCTATAATTTTGAAGTATCTGTTCTTGAAGATTTTTTTCGAAACCAAAGCCTTTCGCAATTGCGAATATTAAGGCTAGTACCGGTACTATAGAGAATAGAGTATAAAATGTGAGGGCAGTTGAATAAGTAAAGCACTTATCCTCCATAAACCCTTTAAAAGCCAGAGCGAAAATACGAATCTGTTTGATAAGCAGCCCTTGCCGCTTATCAACTTTACTGAGACGAACCTTCCAAAGTCTTTCGGAAACAAATTCCACCGATTGTTTTATCAGTGATATAATTTTTGCCATAGTAAACAAAATTAGCAATTTATTTAACCGATTAGGATAATTAAATTATCTTCATGGCTTGTACCTTATTACTGCTGCAAGCACTTGCGTGTTTAGTGGAAAATTTTAATTTAATTAACGTTTTGAACGCTTCTAAACAATACATTTTTCAAGCCCTTGGTCCTCTTTTGGCGATCATAATTTGGTTTTTTACAGACCTTGATCCAAATAATCATCAAACAACTTTAATGGCCGGCGTAACCGTTTGGATGTGCGTTTGGTGGTTCACGGAAGCCGTTAGTCTTGCTGTTACAGCCCTCGTGCCGGTTTTAATGTTACCCGTTTTAGGAATCGCCGATTGTAAATCTGTTTCGCAACAATACAGCGATAGTATTATTTTTTTATTTATCGGTGGTTTTATGCTGGCCTTTGCTATTGAAAAATGGCAGCTGCACAAACGCATCGCATTAAAAATATTATCGATTGTAGGAACAAAACCATCTACCGTTTTATTTGGAGTGATGATTTCCACCTACCTTATTAGTAATTGGATTAGTAATACTGCTACAACGATGATGTTGTTCGCCGCCGTTTTTGCATTGATACAAGAAACGAAACAGTATATTGAAAAGAACTCGGGAAAATTTGCCGCGGCATTGTTATTAGGACTCGCGTTTTCTGCAACCATCGGTGGACTGGCAACTCCAGTGGGAACACCACCAAATATGTATTTTTTTAAGGCCTATAAAGAGGCATTTCCGGCATTAAATGATCTTAATTTTTTAAAGTGGAGCGCTATTGGTTATCCAATTTCTTTAGCATTCTTAATGATTACTTTTTTTGTGCTTAATTTTTATTTTTTGAGAAAAAAAGTAGAATTAAAAATTGAAAAAATTTATTTCGAAAATTCGTATCGCGAACTAGGTAAATTTTCTTACGAAGAAAAATGGGTATTTGGAATTTTTGTTTCCTGCATTTTACTTTGGTTTACACGAGCCGATATTGATTTTGGAGGCTTTAAATTTAGAGGTTGGAATCATATTTTCATGAAACCAAAATTTGTTGATGATGCTTTTGTGGCTTTAATGGCGGCTATTATTCTGTTTCTCGTTCCATCAAAAAAGAATAGGGGTGAAGCATTGCTTATATGGGAAGATGCTAAAAAATTACGCTTTGATATTATTTTAATGTTCGGGTCGGGCTTTGCTTTGGCCTATGGCTTTGAACTGTCAGGACTAAGTAATTGGTTAGCCGATAGTCTGCATGTTTTAAAAGGAGTGCATCCACTCTTAATAATTTTAGGAATTTGTATAGTTGTTACTATAATTAGTGAATTTGCTTCTAACATAGCAAGCATACAATTAGCTATTCCTGTGATGATAGCTTTACAAATTGATTTAGAGCTGCCTCCCCTTTTGTTAATGATGCCGGCTACTTTTGCAGCATCTCTGGGATTTATGTTGCCCGTGGCTACTGCCGCGAATACAATCGTGTTTGGTACAAAAGAAATTGAAATAAAAGATATGTTGCGTGTTGGATTTGTTTTGGATGCACTTGGTATTTTAGTGATTACCTTTATGTGTTATTTATATTTGAATTAAGTATGATTGTAGGAAAATCGATTCATAAAAAATTTGGTGAGCTTGAAATATTAAAGGGCGTTGATCTTGAAATAAAACAAGGCGAAATAGTTTCTATTGTTGGTTCTTCTGGAGCAGGTAAAACCACTTTGCTTACTATTTTAGGGACACTTGATAGACCAAGTTCTGGAGAGATTTTAATTAATAACCAAGAAGTTTCAAAGTTAAGCGACAAAAAATTAGCTGCGTTTAGAAATCAGAACATTGGTTTTGTTTTTCAATTTCACCAATTGTTGCCTGAGTTTACGGCCATGGAGAATGTGTGTATTCCCGCTTTAATAGCGAATAAAAATAAAAAAGAAACGGAGTTAAGAGCAATAGAATTATTGGATTTATTTAATCTCAAAGATAGAATAAGCCATAAACCTTCTGAATTGAGTGGCGGAGAACAACAGCGTGTTGCCGTTGCGCGTGCATTGATAAATAATCCCAAAGTAATTTTTGCGGATGAGCCGAGCGGTAATTTAGATAGTGCGAATGCACAGGAATTGCACCAATTGTTTTTTAAGTTGAGAGAAAATTTTAATCAAACTTTCGTAATTGTGACTCATAATAATGATTTAGCTAAGATGGCTGATAGAACTTTGGTTATGAGGGATGGGAAGATTGGTTAGTTTAACGCGCGTAAAAAGAACG
This region includes:
- a CDS encoding ABC transporter ATP-binding protein — protein: MPKLFAVLKYIKGYWNYASLNIGFNILYSIFSVISISLVFPFLKLLNANYAELLVLYNKPEPKFSILKLTGYLLDSFNYQITNIIFRLGTDESELAAGKIKALLFICLVVFTMTFFKNLFRYLAMFFIAPIRNGVVRDLRNKLHKKSLNLPLSYYSDEKKGDLISRITNDVVEIEFGIMTSLEVIFREPLTITMFLGAMIAISPALTLYVFLLLPFAAIFIIIIGKSLKRSSQKSKETLGHLFSILDETLGGIKIIKAFTGERFIQQKFESINQTYYKQALSVYRKTDLSSPLTESVVVGVLMVILFIGGSMVINGTGGLDAETFILYFAAASQIIPPIKQITVAYGFIQKGVASEERIDKILNAPLVIENSVDAKELKLFNEKIEFRNVSFAYRKGDSGYVLKDIYLTIKKGQTIALVGQSGSGKTTLADMIPRFYDTDNGLLLIDDTNIKQLTIESIRNQIGIVSQESILFNDTVFNNIAFGLQNIKETDVIEAAKIANAHEFIEKLPQGYHTNIGDRGGKLSGGQKQRLSIARAILKDPSILILDEATSALDTESERLVQDALSNLMKNRTSIVIAHRLSTIANADEIIVMHKGEIIERGNHAELIALDGTYKKLCDMQSFK
- a CDS encoding methyltransferase domain-containing protein, producing MKPIKKLRNKIFALINPGKKVYCLYCKKTYRKFLHEGVKSPIFKKYKVAGGGYKLNVQCPNCYSVDRSRLLYLFFQQRTEVYKKPTKILHISPNKEIANVLTGSTITQIVGTIEPEQYMEYNPVRLDVQEMDFPDNSFDVVICCHVIEHVDDDEKAMREIYRVLKPGGFGVLQVPLAINLEKTLEDKTLTTDKQRKIAHGQVDHVRLYGLDYFDKLKKTGFRVERDNPYDNKWLPEAELIRHRLDRIEDVIVAHKD
- the rbfA gene encoding 30S ribosome-binding factor RbfA encodes the protein MESLRQQKVNKLLAKELAEIFRSESRSLFGGGFITVTTVRVSPDLSSAKVYLSIMANKDKTLVFKLIESQTNVIRKKLGLIVGKQLRIVPELMFYIDDSLDYAMKIEELLNK
- a CDS encoding FtsX-like permease family protein — translated: MSVSLYIAKRYLVSKKSNNAINIISWISIIAIAVTTGALIVILSAMNGLTNTVANLYNTFEPDIKITSAEGKYFDAPKKFIDEIKSIQGVKIISQSLSDKVLAKNVDKQALLSIKGVDMNFNKITAIDSAVVEGVYGLNDSGSRKILLGRGVANQLSVNFNVFVNELSLFSPLKGKSSSLNPEDNLNQIYCTPSGIFSLNDELDYQYAFVSLKTARELFDLPEKVSALEISCEQGEAENVQEILKEKLGDSFVIKNRYQLNDVLFKSLETEKLATFIILAFILVIATFNIIGALTMLIIEKRKDIKTLHSLGANLGLIRGIFMREAFLISGIGATLGLLLGITVCWLQIQFHLVKFGSEFIVPYYPIEMQFKDFVWIFGLIMIIGFFAALYPVRIFTKTDLVH
- a CDS encoding Rieske (2Fe-2S) protein yields the protein MSYHWIRIFENETELENYILPNVFFVFELRGEKICITRTDKGYFAVQDKCPHNGASLSKGFCSKENEIICPLHRYSFDLKSGKATSGGAFALKTYPIQIKPDGVYVGIKAKWWEA
- the dapB gene encoding 4-hydroxy-tetrahydrodipicolinate reductase translates to MNIALIGYGKMGKEIEAIAIKRGHSVVLKIDKDNSETITMANLKKADVAIEFSTPHTVLENIERCFDANLPIVVGTTGWYDYFDKIKKDCDQKQGSLFHATNFSLGVNLFFKVNTYLAALMDKYDDYEVSMEEIHHIHKLDKPSGTAITLANQAIDKIKRKKKWSIDSKDSETLFINDLREGEVPGTHIMKYHSAIDDIEIMHKAHNRKGFALGAVIAAEFLNGKKGIYTMNDII
- a CDS encoding DUF5683 domain-containing protein, with product MKKFLLIFLFFGVFVPLIAQNKDSLALKQDSVAQQKANHKKTYSDARRASIMSACLPGLGQAYNKKYWKLPIIYGGLVGFGYMFVVNNEEYNYYRQNLISAADDDPTTINTTRYDIDQLQTQKITYRKRRDIAAVGIVLLYILNIIDANVDAHLKTFDVSDDLSIRIEPWQSTYNAGFGNTTAAGLSIKLSFK
- a CDS encoding YihY/virulence factor BrkB family protein, with product MAKIISLIKQSVEFVSERLWKVRLSKVDKRQGLLIKQIRIFALAFKGFMEDKCFTYSTALTFYTLFSIVPVLALIFAIAKGFGFEKNLQEQILQNYSEYSDILTNAFVYANSMLSNAKGGVIAGFGIVLLLWSVMQLLVNIETSFNDVWDVKQGRNWIRKITDYLTIMLVGPLLLIVSGGISIAIQTQIGNMHLLGFIATFFVNLLAYGLIVGVFTFLYRVMPNTKVKIKPAFIAAIIATLLFEFVAWGYIRFQVGANRLNAIYGGFAALPLFLIWVQYSWYIVLFGAELSYAYQNVDRFELEDEIEKLSPRYKKVISLMIANLVTKGFYNNEKALSVHEISEKLDLPSHLTRNVLNEFVETQLFVEVVSEKEDEILYLPGVTESKFTVQFLIDSLETKGLNSLPINDTKELIHINNLMIEMDKSMDTALGHMNVKDIVI
- a CDS encoding SLC13 family permease codes for the protein MACTLLLLQALACLVENFNLINVLNASKQYIFQALGPLLAIIIWFFTDLDPNNHQTTLMAGVTVWMCVWWFTEAVSLAVTALVPVLMLPVLGIADCKSVSQQYSDSIIFLFIGGFMLAFAIEKWQLHKRIALKILSIVGTKPSTVLFGVMISTYLISNWISNTATTMMLFAAVFALIQETKQYIEKNSGKFAAALLLGLAFSATIGGLATPVGTPPNMYFFKAYKEAFPALNDLNFLKWSAIGYPISLAFLMITFFVLNFYFLRKKVELKIEKIYFENSYRELGKFSYEEKWVFGIFVSCILLWFTRADIDFGGFKFRGWNHIFMKPKFVDDAFVALMAAIILFLVPSKKNRGEALLIWEDAKKLRFDIILMFGSGFALAYGFELSGLSNWLADSLHVLKGVHPLLIILGICIVVTIISEFASNIASIQLAIPVMIALQIDLELPPLLLMMPATFAASLGFMLPVATAANTIVFGTKEIEIKDMLRVGFVLDALGILVITFMCYLYLN
- a CDS encoding ABC transporter ATP-binding protein, with the translated sequence MIVGKSIHKKFGELEILKGVDLEIKQGEIVSIVGSSGAGKTTLLTILGTLDRPSSGEILINNQEVSKLSDKKLAAFRNQNIGFVFQFHQLLPEFTAMENVCIPALIANKNKKETELRAIELLDLFNLKDRISHKPSELSGGEQQRVAVARALINNPKVIFADEPSGNLDSANAQELHQLFFKLRENFNQTFVIVTHNNDLAKMADRTLVMRDGKIG